A genomic window from Bdellovibrio sp. SKB1291214 includes:
- a CDS encoding SRPBCC family protein: MNIDPNLDLVLEKTLDVSVDKVWAAWTTPDLICKWFCPEPWKVTEAEIDLQPGGIFRTIMQSPEGDRYPNLGCILEVVPQKKLVWTDALHPGFRPAPKFESGAGLAFTAVIMMEPDGNKTKFTAIGRHATPEDKQKHEEMGFHEGWGLCADQLVNVMK; this comes from the coding sequence ATGAATATTGATCCAAATCTCGATCTTGTCTTGGAAAAAACGTTGGACGTGAGCGTTGATAAAGTTTGGGCGGCCTGGACGACTCCTGATCTTATCTGTAAATGGTTCTGCCCAGAGCCCTGGAAAGTTACTGAAGCCGAAATTGATTTACAACCAGGTGGTATTTTTAGAACCATTATGCAGTCTCCGGAAGGCGACAGATATCCAAATTTAGGATGCATACTTGAGGTTGTACCTCAAAAAAAACTAGTTTGGACTGATGCCCTTCACCCCGGATTTCGTCCTGCTCCCAAATTTGAATCTGGTGCTGGCTTAGCTTTTACGGCCGTCATCATGATGGAACCCGATGGCAACAAGACAAAGTTCACAGCCATTGGCCGCCACGCTACCCCGGAAGACAAGCAAAAGCATGAAGAAATGGGCTTCCATGAAGGCTGGGGACTTTGTGCCGACCAACTTGTGAACGTCATGAAATAA
- a CDS encoding Hsp20/alpha crystallin family protein, giving the protein MRMLTTPYWTTRSLASDVSSMFAEMDRLAKVYDERDFSPACEIVEADNHFYMSMDLPGLKKEDVKIDITENVLTVSGERKRETNSSDSQKFQLFERRYGYFKRCFTLPSSVNTSQVEARYENGVLELYIPKLDAAKPRQIQIQTGKTGIFERLLGNKKSDDIKDVNVQ; this is encoded by the coding sequence ATGAGAATGTTAACCACACCATATTGGACGACTCGCAGTCTTGCTTCGGACGTCTCCAGCATGTTTGCTGAAATGGATCGCTTGGCGAAAGTTTACGACGAGCGAGATTTTTCACCTGCATGTGAAATTGTTGAAGCAGATAACCATTTTTACATGAGCATGGATCTTCCGGGTTTGAAGAAAGAAGATGTAAAAATCGACATCACCGAAAATGTACTGACGGTTTCTGGCGAAAGAAAAAGAGAAACAAATTCTTCCGATAGTCAGAAATTTCAACTCTTCGAAAGAAGATACGGTTACTTCAAACGTTGTTTCACTCTGCCAAGTTCAGTGAATACGTCACAGGTGGAAGCCCGATATGAAAATGGTGTCTTGGAGCTTTACATTCCAAAGCTTGATGCGGCGAAACCACGTCAAATCCAGATTCAAACTGGCAAAACAGGAATCTTTGAACGTTTGTTAGGAAATAAAAAATCCGACGACATCAAAGATGTGAACGTACAATAA
- a CDS encoding pseudouridine-5'-phosphate glycosidase, which produces MKNLKVQLSQEVEKALSSGQPVVALESTIISHGMPYPQNFEMALAVEDQVRKNGATPATIAIIDGVLRAGLLRQEIESFAKKGMQITKVSRRDIPVIVAQKKDGATTVASTMIIAELAGISIFATGGIGGVHRGAEESMDISADLEELGQTNVAVICAGAKSILDIGLTLEYLETKGVPVLGYQTSELPAFYTRESGFKVDSKVDSAKELAQILRAKWDLGLKGGVVIANPVPKEYSLDFKEMEKVINDALAEMNQKAIKGKDSTPFLLGKVKELTAGKSLETNIQLVLNNAKLAAEIAVAYCRE; this is translated from the coding sequence ATGAAAAATCTAAAAGTCCAGCTCTCACAAGAAGTCGAAAAAGCACTGTCGTCGGGTCAACCTGTTGTTGCGTTGGAATCTACGATTATATCGCACGGTATGCCTTATCCGCAGAACTTTGAAATGGCTTTGGCGGTTGAAGATCAAGTTCGTAAGAACGGTGCAACACCTGCGACGATTGCAATTATTGACGGAGTTTTAAGGGCCGGCCTTTTAAGGCAAGAAATTGAAAGCTTTGCGAAAAAAGGAATGCAGATTACGAAGGTGAGTCGTCGTGATATTCCGGTGATTGTCGCTCAGAAAAAAGACGGAGCGACCACCGTTGCCAGTACGATGATTATCGCGGAGCTTGCGGGTATTTCAATTTTCGCGACGGGCGGTATCGGTGGCGTTCACAGAGGTGCAGAGGAATCGATGGATATCTCGGCGGACCTTGAGGAGCTTGGGCAAACAAATGTGGCGGTGATTTGTGCAGGCGCCAAATCCATTTTAGATATTGGTTTAACCCTTGAGTATCTTGAAACCAAAGGGGTTCCGGTACTTGGATATCAAACTTCAGAACTTCCTGCGTTCTATACTCGTGAAAGTGGATTTAAGGTTGATTCTAAAGTGGACTCTGCAAAGGAGCTTGCGCAGATTCTTCGAGCAAAGTGGGATCTTGGATTAAAAGGCGGGGTTGTTATCGCCAATCCTGTTCCTAAAGAATACTCACTGGATTTCAAAGAGATGGAAAAAGTGATCAACGACGCGCTAGCTGAAATGAATCAAAAAGCTATTAAGGGGAAAGACTCAACACCATTCTTGCTAGGAAAAGTGAAAGAACTTACAGCGGGAAAAAGTCTTGAGACAAATATTCAACTTGTACTGAATAACGCAAAATTAGCTGCAGAAATTGCAGTTGCTTATTGCCGAGAATAA